In Sporichthya polymorpha DSM 43042, a genomic segment contains:
- a CDS encoding uroporphyrinogen-III synthase, with protein sequence MTVLGDREVGGASLPSQATVLTGFSVAITACRRREELAGLLERRGARVISAPAVQIRPLADDTELVAATRACIAAPPAIVIASTGVGFRGWMEAADGWGLGDALRRVLDSANVLARGPKAMGAIRAAGLRESWSPVSESLREVLDHLRAGDIRGVRIAVQLHGDPEPELIEGLRATGADVIPVPVYRWRPPEDVGPLMKLVELVATRNVDAVAFTSKPAVQALLDLADQVGRREAVLAAFRGDVVPACVGMVTAEPLELIGVKTLQPDRPRLGALVRVIAEELPRRRPEGLMVGGHRLEIRGHAVLVDQRMVDLPPAPMAVLRALAEQPGRVMSRAQLVPRLPSGDAASEHAVEMAVTRLRAALGDGQCVQTVVKRGYRLRVE encoded by the coding sequence ATGACCGTGCTGGGCGACCGCGAGGTCGGGGGTGCCTCGTTGCCCAGCCAGGCGACGGTGCTCACGGGGTTCAGCGTGGCCATCACCGCGTGCCGGCGGCGGGAGGAACTCGCCGGTCTGCTGGAGCGCCGGGGTGCGCGGGTCATCTCGGCGCCGGCCGTGCAGATCCGTCCGCTGGCCGACGACACCGAGCTCGTCGCGGCGACGCGGGCGTGCATCGCCGCACCGCCGGCGATCGTGATCGCGAGCACCGGTGTGGGCTTCCGCGGGTGGATGGAGGCGGCCGACGGCTGGGGGCTCGGTGACGCCCTGCGGCGGGTGCTCGACTCGGCGAACGTGCTCGCGCGCGGGCCGAAGGCGATGGGTGCGATCCGTGCGGCGGGCCTGCGCGAGTCGTGGTCGCCCGTGTCCGAGTCGCTGCGGGAGGTGCTCGACCACCTGCGGGCCGGGGACATCCGCGGGGTGCGCATCGCGGTCCAGCTCCACGGCGATCCCGAGCCGGAGCTGATCGAGGGGTTGCGGGCCACCGGGGCCGACGTCATTCCCGTGCCGGTCTACCGCTGGCGGCCGCCGGAGGACGTCGGCCCGCTGATGAAGCTCGTCGAGCTCGTGGCGACGCGGAACGTGGACGCCGTCGCGTTCACGAGCAAACCCGCGGTGCAGGCGCTGCTCGATCTCGCCGACCAGGTGGGCCGCCGCGAGGCGGTGCTCGCCGCCTTCCGGGGCGACGTCGTGCCCGCGTGCGTGGGGATGGTGACCGCGGAGCCGCTGGAACTGATCGGCGTCAAGACGCTGCAGCCGGACCGGCCTCGGCTCGGTGCGCTCGTGCGCGTCATCGCCGAGGAGCTGCCCCGGCGGCGACCCGAGGGCCTCATGGTCGGAGGGCACCGGCTGGAGATCCGCGGCCACGCGGTGCTGGTCGATCAGCGCATGGTGGATCTGCCGCCGGCGCCGATGGCCGTGCTGCGCGCGCTCGCCGAGCAGCCGGGTCGCGTGATGTCCCGGGCGCAACTGGTGCCCCGGCTGCCCTCGGGTGACGCGGCGTCAGAGCACGCCGTGGAGATGGCGGTGACCCGGCTCCGCGCGGCGCTGGGTGACGGCCAGTGCGTGCAGACCGTCGTCAAGCGTGGATACCGGTTGCGCGTCGAATGA
- a CDS encoding DinB family protein, whose translation MTTIEEYKAMTTPAPATDDPTAIERADLLDLLTTHRFFLRTTVDGLDDAAATKRATVSELTLGGLIKHVSFAENGWAEFIRRGPAAMEMTEESYAAHSDSFRLLPGETLEGVLAAYAEIAARTDAILAEVDLNSSHPLPEAPWFAPGARWTARRVITHIVAETAQHAGHADIIREALDGKKTMG comes from the coding sequence ATGACCACGATCGAGGAGTACAAGGCCATGACCACCCCCGCGCCGGCCACCGACGACCCCACCGCGATCGAGCGCGCCGACCTGCTCGACCTCCTGACCACGCACCGCTTCTTCCTGCGCACCACCGTCGACGGCCTGGACGACGCCGCCGCGACCAAGCGGGCCACCGTCAGCGAGCTCACCCTGGGCGGGCTGATCAAGCACGTCAGCTTCGCCGAGAACGGGTGGGCCGAGTTCATCCGCCGCGGCCCAGCGGCGATGGAGATGACCGAGGAGTCCTACGCCGCGCACAGCGACTCCTTCCGCCTGCTGCCCGGCGAGACGCTCGAGGGTGTGCTCGCCGCCTACGCCGAGATCGCGGCGCGCACCGACGCGATCCTCGCCGAGGTGGACCTCAACTCCTCGCACCCGCTGCCCGAGGCTCCGTGGTTCGCCCCGGGTGCCCGCTGGACCGCGCGCCGCGTGATCACGCACATCGTGGCCGAGACCGCGCAGCACGCCGGCCACGCCGACATCATCCGCGAGGCACTCGACGGGAAGAAGACGATGGGCTGA
- a CDS encoding MFS transporter codes for MSLDDARRVRRRFLVLSATRWFPVGLLIPVLTVLLQERGLSVATIGLLSGLSSAMVVLFELPTGGLADTIGRRPVLLIAGLISLVSMALISFSEATWLFVAAWAIEGVYRALDSGPLESWFVDAAQAADPDADIESGLAAESVVISAALGGGALLGGVLALVPTPAAWPALALPIVVAIALRIVDLAFLWHLLDESRPRTAGRGWAPVRDSARTIREAVGLLRVSGALCALAAVELLWGAGMAGVEVLSGLRMVDLVGDTEQGVLAYAVTAAVAWAVSGAGAAAAPWVARRTGSWVRAAIVARVAQGVGVALAVVIAGPIGLVLGYLGFYLVHGTANVAHYGLVHRHTTATHRATMVSVNSLTSRMGGMIAAPALGALAGGQGLVAGFAVSAVLLVLPAPLYLLASRGRPTEAVGPLTQVDTQLVGLDHTKLGPE; via the coding sequence GTGTCCCTCGACGACGCACGGCGCGTCCGCCGGCGCTTCCTCGTGCTGAGCGCGACGCGCTGGTTCCCCGTCGGGCTGCTGATCCCGGTCCTCACGGTGCTGCTGCAGGAGCGCGGCCTGTCGGTCGCGACGATCGGCCTGCTGTCCGGGCTGTCCAGCGCGATGGTTGTCCTGTTCGAGCTGCCGACCGGCGGGCTCGCGGACACGATCGGGCGCCGGCCTGTCCTGCTGATCGCCGGCCTGATCAGCCTGGTCTCGATGGCGTTGATCTCGTTCTCCGAGGCGACGTGGTTGTTCGTCGCCGCCTGGGCGATCGAGGGTGTCTACCGCGCGTTGGACTCCGGCCCGCTCGAGTCTTGGTTCGTCGACGCCGCCCAGGCCGCCGACCCCGACGCCGACATCGAGTCCGGGCTCGCCGCCGAGAGCGTCGTCATCTCCGCCGCGCTCGGCGGCGGTGCCCTGCTCGGCGGCGTACTGGCGCTCGTCCCCACACCGGCGGCGTGGCCGGCGCTGGCCCTGCCGATCGTCGTGGCGATCGCGCTGCGGATCGTGGACCTCGCCTTCCTGTGGCACCTGCTCGACGAGAGCCGGCCTCGCACGGCCGGACGCGGATGGGCCCCCGTCCGCGACTCCGCGCGCACGATCCGCGAGGCGGTCGGGCTGCTGCGCGTCAGCGGAGCCCTGTGCGCACTCGCCGCGGTCGAACTGCTCTGGGGGGCGGGCATGGCCGGGGTCGAGGTCCTCTCGGGCCTGCGCATGGTCGATCTCGTCGGCGACACCGAACAAGGCGTCCTCGCCTACGCCGTCACCGCCGCGGTGGCGTGGGCCGTCAGCGGCGCCGGCGCCGCGGCCGCGCCGTGGGTCGCCCGGCGGACCGGCTCGTGGGTCCGCGCGGCGATCGTCGCGCGCGTCGCCCAGGGCGTGGGAGTCGCGCTCGCCGTCGTCATCGCCGGGCCGATCGGGCTGGTGCTCGGGTACCTCGGCTTCTATCTGGTCCACGGCACCGCGAACGTCGCCCACTACGGCCTCGTGCACCGACACACGACGGCCACGCACCGCGCGACGATGGTCAGCGTCAACAGCCTGACCTCCCGGATGGGTGGCATGATCGCCGCCCCGGCCCTCGGCGCGCTCGCCGGCGGCCAAGGCCTGGTCGCCGGGTTCGCGGTCTCCGCCGTCCTGCTCGTGCTCCCCGCTCCCCTCTACCTGCTCGCCTCACGCGGTCGCCCGACCGAAGCGGTCGGACCACTCACGCAGGTAGACACGCAGCTCGTGGGGCTCGACCACACGAAACTCGGCCCCGAGTGA
- a CDS encoding helix-turn-helix transcriptional regulator, translating into MANTSSRTLRLLSLLQAHRHWRGSELAERLGVSERTLRRDVDRLRELGYDVDATPGVDGGYQLRAGSALPPLVVDDEEAVALAVGMQAATDGAVPGLEEVSVRALGKVVQVLPPRLRRRVETLRAMTVPATWGPSSGGPSVDTEALVVVAQACRDGERLRFDYTAREGEETARHVEPHRVVKLGRRWYLAAWDVDRADWRSFRLDRLRGPRSTGARFVPRTPPGGDAAEYVKSSIVGLREPQRVVAEVEAPADRVQARIGRWALVTPVDDARCRVEMTADQFEWPAMALGSLGAEFRVVEPHELRVYLREWSDRFGRATA; encoded by the coding sequence ATGGCGAACACGAGTTCCCGGACGCTGCGGTTGCTCTCCCTCCTGCAGGCGCACCGGCACTGGCGGGGGAGCGAGCTGGCCGAGCGGCTCGGCGTCTCGGAGCGGACGCTGCGGCGCGACGTCGACCGGCTCCGCGAGCTCGGCTACGACGTCGACGCAACGCCCGGTGTGGACGGTGGGTACCAGCTGCGGGCCGGGTCCGCGCTGCCGCCGCTGGTCGTCGACGACGAGGAAGCGGTCGCGCTCGCCGTCGGAATGCAGGCCGCGACCGACGGCGCGGTGCCGGGGCTGGAGGAGGTCTCGGTCCGGGCGCTCGGCAAGGTCGTCCAGGTCCTGCCACCGCGGCTGCGTCGTCGCGTCGAGACGTTGCGTGCGATGACCGTGCCCGCGACCTGGGGCCCGAGCAGCGGTGGGCCGAGCGTCGACACCGAAGCGCTCGTCGTCGTTGCGCAGGCGTGCCGCGACGGCGAGCGTCTGCGCTTCGACTACACCGCGCGTGAAGGAGAGGAGACCGCCCGGCACGTGGAGCCGCACCGGGTCGTCAAGCTCGGCCGGCGTTGGTACCTCGCGGCGTGGGACGTCGACCGTGCGGACTGGCGCAGCTTCCGGCTCGACCGTCTGCGCGGTCCGCGCAGCACCGGCGCCCGGTTCGTACCCCGCACCCCGCCGGGCGGGGACGCGGCCGAGTACGTGAAGTCCTCGATCGTCGGGCTGCGGGAACCGCAACGCGTGGTCGCCGAGGTCGAGGCGCCGGCCGACCGGGTGCAGGCCAGGATCGGCCGGTGGGCGCTGGTCACCCCCGTCGACGACGCGCGGTGCCGGGTCGAGATGACGGCGGATCAGTTCGAGTGGCCGGCCATGGCGCTCGGCTCACTCGGGGCCGAGTTTCGTGTGGTCGAGCCCCACGAGCTGCGTGTCTACCTGCGTGAGTGGTCCGACCGCTTCGGTCGGGCGACCGCGTGA
- a CDS encoding sirohydrochlorin chelatase, whose amino-acid sequence MSAPTLVAVAHGSRNPAAQENIRALLAAVRAARPGLDVREAYVELAVPSLPEALRAVDGEAVVVPLLLGNGYHVAHDVAGVADCHRPGTPCAPALGPSPLLAAALADRLAAAESAAAAAAVSRKGDTPYCGVRGVTLFRRGPVVLAAAGSSDPRSHADVDAMAVLLERRLGRPVIPAYNSATTPSVRDAVAAARAAAYDSVSVATYLLSPGRFATEVQACGADVVSAPLGVHPALVDLVLERYDAARVERVLSPSSSSRRVPRG is encoded by the coding sequence ATGAGTGCTCCCACGTTGGTGGCCGTCGCGCACGGCAGCCGCAATCCAGCTGCCCAGGAGAACATCCGCGCGCTGCTGGCCGCGGTCCGCGCCGCCCGCCCGGGCCTGGACGTCCGCGAGGCGTACGTCGAACTCGCCGTCCCCTCGCTCCCCGAGGCGCTCCGCGCGGTCGACGGGGAGGCCGTCGTCGTCCCGCTGCTCCTCGGCAACGGGTACCACGTCGCGCACGACGTCGCCGGCGTCGCCGACTGCCACCGCCCCGGCACGCCCTGCGCCCCGGCCCTCGGCCCTTCCCCCCTCCTCGCCGCCGCCCTCGCCGACCGCCTCGCCGCCGCCGAGTCCGCCGCCGCGGCCGCCGCTGTGTCAAGAAAGGGTGACACCCCTTACTGCGGAGTAAGGGGTGTCACCCTTTTCCGACGAGGGCCGGTGGTGCTCGCGGCGGCGGGGTCGTCGGACCCGCGGTCGCACGCGGACGTCGATGCGATGGCCGTGCTGCTGGAACGGCGGCTGGGGCGCCCGGTGATCCCGGCCTACAACTCGGCGACGACGCCGTCGGTGCGGGACGCGGTCGCGGCGGCTCGGGCCGCAGCGTACGACTCGGTGTCGGTCGCGACGTACCTGCTCTCGCCGGGCCGCTTCGCGACCGAGGTACAGGCCTGCGGAGCTGACGTGGTGTCAGCTCCGCTCGGCGTGCACCCGGCCCTCGTCGACCTCGTGCTCGAGCGCTACGACGCGGCGCGGGTCGAACGCGTCCTCAGCCCATCGTCTTCTTCCCGTCGAGTGCCTCGCGGATGA